A section of the Clostridium omnivorum genome encodes:
- a CDS encoding sensor histidine kinase, which translates to MKNCNEVFLKGREVLLEKLNVFKNRLNKIKIRFNIFKNNKSIIKKLFIITAVVFALFIGGTLLIQSLFFEKFYITKKTDELNESLRKFVSAYSKLEDNTKIASLIEEYEQNNNIKLGILDSSGVLSVVQKTSGNRIDPMKTRELDLYARRLIQNQDTLTKIKNSNKIYCVISTKNDQISRSIVSIYYQKDKNEYIIALSSLQPVNEAVSVIKEMYLYFCIGALFFIIVLAFVYSNMIAKPLVKINKTATKMANLDFTEKCQITTMDEIGNVAASLNFLSENLDSALTSLRDANAQLEQDIEKERRLERTRKEFVAAVSHELKTPITLIDGYAVALKDDIFEGADRDYYLDIIIDEASKMGSLVTDMLDLSQLESGSFKLNRQEFNLTELITYTLKKYGTLIEEKSVKLYTNLIDPVIINADWSRMEQVITNFITNAIRHVDNEGTITINTSKVQDSIKVEIENTGSSIPEEEMKRLWDKFYKLDKSRNRKLGGTGIGLSIVKNILELHEYSYGVENTEKGVKFYFAVSLVKNENNND; encoded by the coding sequence ATGAAAAATTGTAATGAAGTTTTTCTTAAGGGTAGAGAAGTACTTTTAGAAAAGCTTAATGTATTTAAAAATAGGTTAAATAAAATAAAAATAAGGTTTAATATATTTAAAAATAACAAAAGTATAATTAAAAAACTGTTTATCATTACAGCAGTGGTTTTTGCATTGTTCATTGGAGGAACCCTTTTAATACAATCTTTATTTTTTGAGAAGTTTTATATTACGAAGAAAACCGACGAACTCAATGAAAGCTTGAGGAAATTTGTTAGTGCATACAGCAAACTTGAGGATAATACTAAAATTGCTTCGCTTATTGAAGAATATGAGCAGAACAACAATATAAAACTAGGCATACTTGATAGTTCAGGAGTATTAAGTGTGGTACAAAAGACTTCAGGTAATAGAATTGATCCAATGAAAACTAGAGAATTAGACCTATATGCAAGGCGACTGATTCAGAATCAGGATACTCTTACAAAGATTAAGAATAGCAACAAGATTTACTGTGTAATTTCAACAAAAAATGATCAAATTTCTAGGAGTATTGTTAGTATCTATTATCAAAAAGACAAAAATGAATATATAATAGCGCTTTCATCACTTCAACCTGTGAATGAGGCAGTGTCAGTAATTAAAGAGATGTACCTGTATTTTTGTATAGGAGCTCTATTCTTTATTATAGTTCTGGCTTTTGTATATTCAAATATGATTGCAAAACCACTAGTTAAGATAAATAAGACTGCTACTAAAATGGCAAACCTGGACTTTACAGAAAAATGTCAGATTACGACTATGGATGAGATAGGCAATGTAGCAGCATCACTAAACTTTCTTTCGGAAAATCTTGATAGTGCATTAACTTCCTTAAGGGATGCCAATGCACAACTAGAGCAGGATATAGAGAAGGAGAGAAGGCTGGAGAGAACTAGAAAGGAGTTTGTTGCAGCGGTATCCCATGAGTTAAAGACTCCTATTACTTTGATTGACGGCTATGCAGTAGCGTTAAAGGATGATATTTTTGAAGGAGCAGATAGAGATTACTACCTGGATATAATAATAGATGAAGCAAGTAAAATGGGAAGCCTAGTAACAGATATGCTTGACTTATCACAGCTTGAATCAGGCAGCTTTAAGCTTAATAGACAAGAATTTAATTTGACAGAGCTTATTACTTATACACTTAAGAAATATGGAACGCTTATTGAAGAAAAGTCAGTTAAACTGTATACAAATTTAATTGATCCTGTAATTATAAATGCAGATTGGAGCCGCATGGAGCAGGTAATCACCAATTTTATTACTAATGCTATAAGACATGTGGACAATGAGGGTACTATAACTATCAATACTTCAAAAGTTCAGGATAGTATAAAGGTTGAAATTGAAAATACGGGATCTTCAATTCCGGAAGAAGAAATGAAAAGGCTTTGGGATAAATTTTATAAGCTTGATAAGTCTAGAAACAGAAAGCTTGGAGGTACGGGTATTGGATTGTCTATTGTAAAGAATATATTAGAACTTCATGAGTATTCCTATGGAGTAGAAAATACTGAAAAGGGAGTTAAATTCTATTTTGCTGTATCTCTAGTAAAAAATGAAAATAATAATGATTAA
- a CDS encoding alpha/beta-type small acid-soluble spore protein, translating into MANNNNRTLVPQAKEGLNRFKMESASEVGVNLKEGYNGDLTSREAGSVGGQMVKKMVESYEQGLK; encoded by the coding sequence ATGGCAAATAATAATAACAGAACTTTAGTACCTCAAGCAAAAGAAGGATTAAACAGATTTAAAATGGAATCAGCTAGTGAAGTAGGAGTTAATTTAAAAGAAGGTTACAATGGAGACCTTACTTCAAGAGAAGCTGGAAGCGTAGGCGGACAAATGGTTAAGAAAATGGTTGAATCCTACGAACAAGGTTTAAAGTAA
- a CDS encoding alpha/beta-type small acid-soluble spore protein: MSRRNNRTLVPQAREGLDRFKMEAAREVGVSLNEGYNGDLTSRENGSVGGQMVKKMVESYEQGLK; this comes from the coding sequence ATGTCAAGAAGAAATAACAGAACATTAGTACCTCAAGCAAGAGAAGGATTAGACAGATTCAAAATGGAAGCAGCTAGAGAAGTAGGAGTTAGCTTAAATGAAGGCTACAATGGAGACCTTACTTCAAGAGAAAATGGTTCAGTAGGAGGCCAAATGGTTAAGAAAATGGTTGAATCCTACGAACAAGGTTTAAAATAA
- a CDS encoding NCS2 family permease has product MSNSNQNSSILERMFKLSENNTNVKTEILAGITTFITMAYIIFVNPNILKFAGMNAANIKGDGAAAFTALNDPVVASVFAATCIAAAVGTLVMALYANLPFAQAPGMGLNAFFTYSVCLTLGYTWQQALAAVFISGVLFIIITVTSIREKIVDALPHNLKLAISGGIGLFIALIGLKSGGIIVASPETLVTFGKFTTPSALVTLIGIAITAILMSRGVKGSMLIGIILTTLIGIPFGITHLGGANIISAPPSLAPTFFKMDFGGLLGHGGGKGVLGALMSVVMVVITFSLVDLFDTLGTLVGTAQKANMLDKDGKVKNMPKALLSDAVATTVGSMLGTSTVVTYVESTSGISEGGKTGLTSFTVGVLFILSIFFSGLVGVVPAEATAPALVIVGVLMMGAVTKINFDDFTEALPAFFTIAIMPFSYSIANGIAAGIIFYPIVKLVTGKRKEVHPIVYILALLFILRFIMLP; this is encoded by the coding sequence ATGTCAAATTCAAACCAAAATTCATCCATTCTTGAAAGAATGTTCAAGCTATCAGAGAATAACACTAATGTGAAAACGGAAATACTTGCTGGTATAACTACTTTTATTACCATGGCATATATAATTTTCGTTAACCCAAACATTTTAAAGTTCGCAGGTATGAATGCAGCTAATATTAAAGGTGATGGTGCAGCTGCCTTTACTGCATTAAATGACCCAGTAGTTGCTTCTGTTTTTGCAGCTACCTGTATTGCAGCAGCTGTAGGAACCTTAGTAATGGCACTTTATGCTAACCTACCTTTTGCACAAGCACCAGGTATGGGCTTAAATGCATTTTTCACTTATAGCGTTTGTTTAACTTTAGGCTATACCTGGCAGCAAGCACTTGCAGCAGTATTTATTTCCGGTGTTTTATTTATAATAATTACAGTAACTTCTATTAGAGAAAAAATTGTAGATGCACTACCTCATAACCTTAAATTAGCTATATCCGGTGGTATTGGTTTGTTTATAGCTCTAATTGGACTTAAGAGCGGTGGTATCATTGTAGCAAGCCCAGAAACACTAGTTACCTTTGGAAAATTCACTACTCCATCAGCATTAGTTACATTAATAGGCATTGCAATAACTGCTATTCTAATGTCAAGAGGCGTTAAAGGTTCAATGCTTATTGGAATTATATTAACTACATTAATAGGTATTCCTTTTGGAATTACTCACCTTGGTGGTGCAAACATAATTAGCGCACCTCCTTCACTAGCTCCTACATTTTTCAAAATGGACTTTGGTGGACTACTTGGACACGGTGGTGGTAAGGGAGTACTTGGAGCATTAATGAGTGTAGTAATGGTAGTTATCACTTTCAGCTTAGTTGACTTATTCGATACTCTTGGAACTCTTGTTGGAACTGCACAAAAGGCAAACATGCTTGATAAAGATGGAAAAGTAAAAAATATGCCTAAGGCTCTTTTATCAGATGCAGTAGCTACTACTGTTGGTTCAATGCTTGGTACTAGTACTGTAGTTACTTATGTAGAATCAACTTCTGGTATTTCAGAGGGCGGTAAAACAGGTTTAACTTCCTTTACAGTTGGTGTGTTATTTATACTTTCAATATTCTTTAGCGGATTGGTTGGAGTTGTACCAGCTGAAGCAACTGCTCCAGCTCTTGTAATTGTTGGGGTACTTATGATGGGTGCTGTTACAAAGATAAACTTTGATGATTTTACAGAGGCCCTTCCAGCATTCTTTACAATAGCTATTATGCCATTCAGCTACAGCATTGCAAATGGTATAGCTGCAGGAATAATCTTCTATCCAATAGTTAAGCTAGTTACAGGAAAAAGAAAAGAGGTTCATCCAATAGTTTATATACTTGCATTATTGTTCATATTAAGATTTATAATGCTTCCATAG
- a CDS encoding ABC-F family ATP-binding cassette domain-containing protein, with product MSIINVENLNFSFGDKTILNNISFRLLKEDHAGLVGSNGAGKTTLFNILTGRLVPDSGTMQYSSSKKVGYLDQHSILTEGLSIRDTLRQVFSDLYKIEKKMLDIGDKLGHCASEDMERLLKDLGVLQDKLYISDFYSIDSKIDQVAQGLGLFALDMSTPVEKLSGGQRTKVKLAKLLLENPDILLLDEPTNYLDKEHIEWLSEYLVHYPNSFMVISHDTDFLDKITNVIYHLEFTNIKRYPGSYNKYLKLKDEETKRYIEQYAKQQEEIKRMEDFIKKNIVRAATTKRAQSKMKQLNKIERLEKPKPSLKSNFSFIFSGDSGKHVFDSYDLNIGYNYPIMNNLNLHITKGERIAVTGCNGIGKSTLLKTIMGVIPPLGGKIKLGESLTPIYFEQETKASDLTAIEEVWNAYPKKTQREIREALARCGLRQELIFQKMSSLSGGEQAKVRLCKLMMYPGNWLLLDEPTNHLDVNAKLALKEAIVNFNGTVVLVCHESDFYCDFVTRIWDLEQQVFRQ from the coding sequence ATGAGCATAATTAACGTTGAAAATTTAAATTTTAGTTTTGGAGATAAAACAATATTAAATAATATATCCTTTAGACTTTTAAAGGAAGATCACGCTGGTTTAGTTGGAAGTAATGGTGCCGGTAAGACTACCCTATTTAATATATTAACTGGAAGACTTGTACCAGACAGCGGTACTATGCAATATTCTTCCTCTAAAAAGGTTGGCTACTTAGATCAGCATTCAATTCTTACAGAGGGATTAAGTATAAGAGATACACTCCGGCAAGTATTCAGTGACCTTTACAAAATAGAAAAAAAGATGCTTGATATAGGCGACAAGCTAGGTCACTGCGCCTCTGAGGATATGGAAAGACTCTTAAAGGATTTAGGAGTACTTCAAGATAAACTATATATTAGTGATTTTTATAGTATTGATAGTAAAATAGATCAAGTGGCACAAGGCTTAGGTTTATTTGCACTAGACATGAGTACACCAGTAGAAAAATTAAGTGGCGGTCAGAGAACTAAAGTTAAGTTGGCTAAGCTGCTACTGGAAAATCCAGATATACTTCTTCTTGATGAGCCAACAAACTACTTGGATAAGGAGCATATTGAATGGCTTTCAGAATACCTTGTGCACTATCCTAATAGTTTTATGGTTATATCACATGATACTGATTTTTTAGATAAAATAACTAATGTTATATATCACCTGGAGTTTACTAATATTAAACGCTATCCAGGAAGCTACAATAAATATTTAAAACTAAAGGATGAAGAAACTAAAAGGTATATTGAGCAATATGCAAAGCAGCAGGAAGAAATTAAACGTATGGAGGATTTTATTAAAAAGAATATTGTAAGAGCTGCTACTACTAAAAGAGCTCAGAGTAAGATGAAGCAGCTAAATAAAATTGAGAGACTTGAAAAACCAAAGCCTTCTCTAAAATCAAACTTCTCATTTATATTCTCTGGTGATTCAGGGAAGCATGTATTTGATAGTTATGATTTAAACATTGGCTATAACTATCCAATTATGAATAATCTTAATCTCCATATAACTAAAGGTGAGAGAATAGCTGTAACAGGCTGCAATGGAATAGGCAAGTCTACTCTATTAAAGACAATAATGGGAGTTATACCGCCACTTGGAGGCAAAATAAAACTTGGTGAATCTCTAACCCCTATATATTTTGAGCAGGAGACTAAGGCTAGTGATTTAACTGCCATTGAGGAAGTATGGAATGCTTACCCCAAAAAGACCCAAAGAGAAATACGCGAGGCTTTGGCAAGATGCGGCTTAAGGCAAGAATTAATATTTCAAAAAATGAGCAGCTTAAGCGGTGGTGAGCAAGCAAAGGTTAGACTCTGCAAACTTATGATGTACCCTGGAAATTGGCTGCTGCTTGATGAACCAACAAACCATCTAGATGTTAATGCTAAATTAGCTCTAAAGGAAGCTATAGTTAATTTTAACGGCACAGTGGTTCTAGTATGCCACGAAAGCGATTTTTATTGTGACTTTGTAACAAGGATATGGGATTTAGAACAGCAAGTTTTTAGACAATAA
- a CDS encoding alpha/beta hydrolase, whose amino-acid sequence MKKKKLIKFIPLAIVLLLTAYCAIWVSSYYRPAEEATAVFNNSSSIEISKDKFITFAPKEKKSKTGFIFYPGGKVAADAYAPLCSKIAASGYKVIIAPMPLNLAILSSDKASDVIAANPDVENWVIGGHSLGGVMAASYAYKHPDQVKGLVLYAAYPQDKNNMSKQNLKVLSVWGTEDGCADLKKVQGAKSLVPEDAEFKAIEGGNHAQFGSYGPQKGDNSAKITSAEQQSMAAQYTISLLNEISK is encoded by the coding sequence ATGAAAAAGAAAAAACTAATTAAATTCATTCCACTTGCAATAGTATTATTGTTAACAGCTTACTGTGCTATATGGGTTTCCAGTTATTATCGCCCAGCTGAAGAAGCTACAGCCGTATTTAATAACAGCTCAAGTATAGAAATTAGCAAGGATAAATTTATAACTTTTGCTCCAAAAGAGAAAAAATCAAAAACTGGCTTTATATTTTATCCTGGTGGAAAAGTAGCTGCTGATGCCTACGCACCTCTATGCAGCAAGATAGCCGCTAGTGGATATAAAGTTATCATTGCTCCAATGCCGCTTAATCTAGCAATCTTAAGTTCAGATAAAGCTTCGGATGTAATAGCTGCTAATCCAGATGTAGAAAACTGGGTAATAGGTGGTCATTCCTTAGGGGGAGTAATGGCTGCTAGTTATGCTTATAAACATCCAGATCAAGTTAAGGGACTTGTTCTATATGCAGCATACCCTCAGGATAAAAATAACATGTCAAAACAAAACCTTAAAGTACTTTCTGTTTGGGGCACAGAAGATGGCTGCGCAGATTTAAAAAAAGTACAGGGAGCTAAATCCTTAGTACCAGAGGATGCAGAATTTAAGGCAATTGAAGGTGGAAACCATGCACAGTTTGGAAGCTACGGCCCTCAAAAGGGTGATAACTCAGCCAAGATTACTTCTGCTGAGCAGCAAAGTATGGCAGCCCAATACACAATTAGTCTTTTAAACGAAATTTCAAAATAA
- a CDS encoding OPT family oligopeptide transporter, which translates to MHKKLSKDAYGGVAGKDYVPYISSGSKFGGNVSVLIIGIILSVLFAASTAYSGMKSGLTVAAGIPGSIIGSAFIAAFAKQKGILGKNLVQGMSSGGESVASGMIFVLPAVLLIGSKVSFLEGFLVGVGGVLFGLGIASLVYNYLLVEEHGKLMYPESMAISETLVASEGAGDSLKYMGIGFGISGIITVITGSFLNIANNVISYINESFYKWKFEVEVNPLLLGIGFIVGLEVSLTMFAGSLLANFGILPLIGYFSSFAKDGITVWNNPSVAINAMKVKHIAGSYVKYIGAGMMLSGGLIGAIKLIPTIVSSIKETLNAKATGAGKSSANIILISGVVIGFIAGFVISGGNILMAITASILSLFLSLLFVIVSGRLTGTIGTSNLPVSGMTIASLVLVTLLFVVMGWKSPENNRSLLLFGTFIVIAISIAGGYSQSQKVTFVIGGDKSEMDKYFAIASIVGVAVVVGVILLLSNQLSMTGDNVPFALPQANLMSTLTAGIMSGQLPWAMIIVGAVMGVVLYFLDLPIMTVAIGFYLPIATTSIILIGALVRLFIEKTSKSEQEKEVKVSNGISLSSGLVAGGSIIGLVGIILQVTGVITGSGPSGFAASNGMAFVILVVLVIATIIPLLNSKVKNVE; encoded by the coding sequence ATGCACAAAAAATTATCAAAAGATGCGTATGGTGGTGTTGCTGGTAAAGATTATGTTCCTTATATTTCCAGTGGCTCTAAGTTTGGTGGAAACGTTTCAGTATTAATTATCGGTATTATTTTATCTGTATTATTTGCGGCGTCCACTGCTTATTCTGGTATGAAATCAGGACTTACAGTTGCTGCAGGTATACCAGGTTCTATAATAGGTTCCGCATTTATAGCGGCATTTGCTAAACAAAAAGGTATCCTTGGTAAAAACTTAGTTCAAGGTATGTCAAGTGGCGGAGAATCTGTTGCTAGTGGTATGATCTTCGTTTTACCAGCCGTTTTATTAATTGGCTCCAAAGTTTCTTTCCTAGAAGGCTTTCTTGTAGGTGTAGGTGGAGTTTTATTCGGTTTAGGTATAGCTTCTCTTGTTTATAATTATTTATTAGTTGAAGAACACGGAAAGTTAATGTACCCTGAGTCAATGGCTATATCTGAAACACTTGTTGCTTCAGAAGGTGCTGGAGATTCACTAAAGTACATGGGAATCGGATTCGGAATAAGTGGAATTATAACTGTTATAACTGGATCATTCTTAAATATAGCTAATAATGTTATAAGCTATATAAATGAATCCTTCTACAAATGGAAATTTGAAGTTGAAGTTAATCCTCTATTATTAGGTATAGGATTCATAGTTGGATTAGAAGTATCCTTAACTATGTTTGCTGGTTCATTATTAGCTAACTTCGGTATTTTACCTTTAATAGGTTATTTTTCTTCTTTTGCAAAAGATGGTATAACTGTATGGAATAATCCTAGCGTTGCAATAAATGCTATGAAGGTTAAACACATTGCTGGTAGCTATGTAAAATATATAGGTGCTGGAATGATGCTTTCAGGTGGATTAATAGGTGCAATAAAGCTTATACCTACAATAGTATCATCCATAAAGGAAACACTTAATGCTAAGGCTACAGGTGCAGGAAAATCATCTGCTAACATAATATTAATTAGCGGAGTAGTAATAGGCTTTATTGCTGGATTTGTTATATCCGGTGGAAATATATTAATGGCAATAACTGCTTCTATTTTATCACTATTCTTATCATTACTATTTGTTATAGTTTCTGGTCGTTTAACTGGTACAATTGGAACTTCAAACCTTCCTGTATCCGGTATGACTATAGCTTCTTTAGTTCTTGTAACTTTATTATTCGTTGTAATGGGATGGAAAAGTCCTGAGAACAACAGATCTTTACTTTTATTTGGTACATTTATAGTTATTGCTATATCAATAGCTGGTGGTTACAGCCAATCACAAAAGGTTACTTTCGTTATAGGTGGAGACAAGAGCGAAATGGATAAATACTTCGCTATAGCTAGTATAGTTGGTGTTGCAGTAGTTGTAGGAGTTATATTATTACTTTCAAATCAACTTTCAATGACTGGTGATAATGTTCCATTCGCATTACCTCAAGCTAACCTAATGTCAACTTTGACTGCTGGTATAATGTCTGGTCAATTACCATGGGCTATGATAATAGTTGGTGCAGTTATGGGAGTCGTTTTATACTTCTTAGATCTTCCTATAATGACAGTTGCTATAGGATTCTATTTACCAATTGCTACAACTTCTATAATATTAATTGGCGCATTAGTTCGTCTATTTATTGAAAAGACTTCAAAGTCTGAACAAGAAAAGGAAGTTAAGGTTTCCAATGGTATAAGTTTATCTTCCGGACTAGTTGCTGGTGGTTCTATTATAGGACTTGTAGGTATAATTCTTCAAGTAACAGGAGTTATAACTGGAAGCGGTCCAAGTGGCTTTGCTGCTTCAAATGGAATGGCATTTGTAATATTAGTAGTTCTTGTAATAGCTACTATAATACCTTTACTAAACAGTAAAGTAAAAAATGTTGAATAG
- a CDS encoding M28 family metallopeptidase — MNKKVVSIATSIILAASFITGCNKTNNQDSQAVFNNIKSETKIENMSNTIKELTSEKYEGRLTGSLENKMAGDFIAEHFKKIGLQSPKDINDFMQYYKQNTIKMKNRPLMKTFDSSNNILKEYQFLDNFYFTLAAHRKINGVVAAPMYYVSKESDLNKDNKELENRVLLIPKEVYLNKNISDFDNILNLVPSIKALVIERDKNDPKQFEAGYFMNPVNVPSPTSINNDGTFMVMCDSPTFLELKASAEKEQSLYLEASYEIETKEVANIVGMIPGSDPKLKDEYIMISCHYDHIGNNMNGTYNPGAFDNASGTSVMMEVARILKAKDIKPKKSIIFVAFNGEENGLIGSNKFAFNPPCDLSKTVDINLDMVAGKNDLPLTFYSTKDSDLINDLSVYADKLKIAHDKKTGNRSDHTSIEDMGGQAVTLTEWDMKSGYHSPKDTIDIIDTKELGKIADFICYYITNKAL, encoded by the coding sequence ATGAACAAGAAGGTTGTGAGTATAGCTACTTCTATTATACTTGCAGCATCCTTTATTACTGGCTGTAATAAAACTAATAACCAGGACAGTCAGGCAGTATTTAATAACATAAAGAGTGAAACTAAAATAGAAAATATGTCAAATACTATAAAAGAACTAACTTCAGAAAAATATGAGGGTAGATTAACTGGCTCTTTAGAAAATAAAATGGCAGGAGACTTCATTGCAGAGCACTTTAAAAAGATTGGGCTTCAAAGTCCAAAAGATATAAACGACTTTATGCAGTATTATAAACAAAATACTATTAAAATGAAGAATAGGCCACTTATGAAAACCTTTGATTCTTCCAATAACATTTTGAAGGAATATCAGTTTCTTGATAACTTTTATTTTACTCTAGCAGCACATAGAAAAATTAATGGTGTTGTTGCTGCACCAATGTATTATGTAAGCAAAGAATCTGATTTAAATAAGGATAATAAGGAATTAGAGAATAGAGTGCTGCTTATACCTAAAGAAGTTTATTTAAATAAGAATATAAGTGATTTTGATAACATTCTAAATTTAGTTCCTAGTATAAAAGCTTTAGTAATAGAAAGGGATAAAAATGATCCAAAACAGTTTGAAGCGGGATATTTTATGAATCCAGTAAATGTTCCATCTCCTACTTCAATAAATAATGATGGAACATTTATGGTGATGTGTGATTCGCCCACCTTTTTAGAGCTAAAAGCATCTGCTGAAAAGGAGCAGTCATTATACTTAGAAGCAAGCTATGAAATAGAGACTAAAGAAGTGGCAAACATTGTAGGTATGATACCTGGAAGTGACCCTAAGCTTAAAGATGAATATATTATGATAAGCTGCCATTACGATCACATAGGGAACAATATGAATGGTACTTATAACCCAGGAGCTTTTGATAATGCCTCGGGAACTTCTGTAATGATGGAGGTTGCAAGGATACTTAAGGCCAAGGATATAAAACCCAAAAAATCTATAATTTTTGTTGCTTTTAATGGAGAAGAAAATGGTCTTATAGGCTCTAATAAGTTTGCATTTAATCCACCTTGTGATTTGAGCAAGACTGTGGATATAAATCTTGATATGGTAGCGGGTAAAAATGATCTTCCTTTGACCTTTTATTCTACAAAGGACAGTGACTTGATTAACGATTTATCCGTTTATGCTGATAAATTAAAAATAGCTCATGATAAAAAAACAGGGAATAGAAGCGATCATACATCTATAGAAGATATGGGGGGGCAGGCTGTTACACTAACAGAATGGGATATGAAATCAGGCTACCACAGCCCAAAGGATACTATTGATATTATTGATACAAAAGAATTGGGTAAAATAGCTGATTTTATTTGCTACTATATAACTAATAAGGCTCTCTAA
- a CDS encoding ABC transporter ATP-binding protein, with the protein MLTVKDLNLYYGSIHALKEINLEIGQGEIVTLIGANGAGKTSTLRTLSGLETPKSGEILFGDTPLKTLSAHKLPSLGIAHVPEGRRVFSSMTVMENLELGAYTRKDKANFKADYDFVFEKFPRLKERRKQLAGTLSGGEQQMLAIGRAMMIKPKLLLLDEPSMGLAPIVVQEIFNIIKQINEAGTTILLVEQNANLALSIANKAYVLETGRVVLEGNAKDLLKDEKVKEAYLG; encoded by the coding sequence ATGCTAACTGTTAAGGACTTAAATCTCTATTATGGCTCTATTCATGCTTTAAAAGAAATTAACCTAGAAATTGGTCAGGGAGAAATAGTTACCCTCATTGGTGCTAATGGCGCTGGAAAGACCTCCACTCTTAGAACTCTTTCAGGACTTGAAACTCCTAAGTCTGGTGAAATACTATTTGGTGATACACCACTTAAAACATTATCAGCTCATAAACTGCCTAGTCTTGGTATAGCCCATGTGCCAGAAGGAAGAAGAGTATTTTCCAGCATGACTGTAATGGAGAACTTAGAGCTAGGTGCTTATACTAGGAAGGATAAAGCTAATTTTAAAGCAGACTATGATTTTGTATTTGAAAAATTCCCAAGACTTAAGGAAAGAAGAAAACAGCTTGCTGGTACCCTCAGCGGTGGAGAACAGCAAATGCTGGCTATTGGCAGAGCTATGATGATAAAGCCTAAACTTCTGCTTTTAGATGAACCTTCCATGGGCCTCGCTCCTATTGTAGTTCAAGAAATATTCAATATAATTAAACAAATAAATGAAGCTGGCACCACTATACTCTTGGTAGAACAGAATGCCAACCTAGCCCTTTCCATAGCTAACAAAGCTTATGTACTGGAAACTGGCAGAGTAGTATTAGAAGGTAATGCAAAAGACCTTTTAAAGGATGAAAAGGTTAAGGAAGCTTATTTAGGATAA
- a CDS encoding ABC transporter ATP-binding protein, translating to MLLQADSLKICFGGLTAVSDFSININHGELVGLIGPNGAGKTTIFNMLTGVYSPTSGTISFNQEYVHGKKPYEITKKRICRTFQNIRLFSNMTVLDNVKISFSFQAKYNLLHSILRTPRYFSEEARIEAESLKLLEVFGLWNKRNELALSLSYGEQRKLEIVRALAAKPELLLLDEPAAGMNPQETQELMKLITWIREEYKLAVLLIEHDMKLVMGLCERIVVVDYGKIIAQGAPDYIKSHPAVIKAYLGEEAAAC from the coding sequence ATGCTTCTTCAAGCAGATAGTTTAAAAATATGTTTTGGCGGGCTTACCGCTGTATCGGATTTTTCAATTAACATTAACCATGGAGAGCTTGTGGGACTCATAGGTCCTAATGGTGCTGGAAAAACAACTATTTTCAATATGCTTACTGGAGTTTATTCTCCTACTAGTGGAACTATAAGTTTTAACCAGGAATATGTCCATGGTAAAAAGCCTTATGAAATAACAAAGAAGCGCATTTGCCGAACCTTTCAAAATATAAGACTTTTTAGCAACATGACTGTACTTGATAATGTTAAAATCTCTTTTAGCTTTCAAGCAAAATATAATCTGCTTCATTCCATATTAAGGACTCCACGCTATTTTAGCGAAGAGGCAAGAATTGAGGCCGAAAGTTTAAAACTTTTAGAGGTATTTGGCCTTTGGAATAAAAGAAATGAATTGGCTCTTAGCCTATCCTATGGAGAACAGAGAAAGCTTGAAATAGTTAGAGCACTAGCAGCTAAACCAGAGCTTTTGCTTTTGGATGAACCTGCGGCAGGTATGAATCCACAGGAAACTCAGGAGCTAATGAAGCTGATTACTTGGATTAGAGAAGAATATAAGTTAGCAGTACTTTTAATTGAGCATGATATGAAGCTGGTTATGGGACTTTGTGAGAGAATTGTGGTGGTAGATTACGGAAAAATAATAGCTCAAGGTGCTCCTGATTATATAAAGAGTCACCCTGCAGTTATTAAAGCCTACCTTGGAGAGGAGGCAGCTGCATGCTAA